From one Nocardioides sp. Kera G14 genomic stretch:
- a CDS encoding DNA-formamidopyrimidine glycosylase family protein produces the protein MPEGDMVWKTARTLDRALAGHALTRTDFRVPRFATVDLSGEIVTGTTTYGKNLLTHIGDDWTLHTHLKMDGVWRAIPVGQRWPSPAHTVRVVLETAATQALGILLGVVELLPRAQEPSVYRDLGPDLLSPEWTADNEAEAVRRLRLLDDMAIFDALRDQRAVAGLGTIWAAETLYAMGVHPQTTVRAVDERLPRMMQIGRLKLKESIRTRRPPENAVYGRDRRPCHRCGTMVVRISMGEPEGRPRPAYFCPHCQPDPAQR, from the coding sequence ATGCCTGAGGGGGACATGGTCTGGAAGACGGCCCGGACACTCGACCGCGCCCTCGCCGGGCATGCCCTCACCCGCACCGACTTCCGTGTCCCCCGATTCGCGACGGTCGACCTCAGCGGCGAGATCGTGACCGGCACGACGACGTACGGCAAGAACCTGCTCACCCACATCGGCGACGACTGGACGCTCCACACCCACCTCAAGATGGACGGCGTCTGGCGCGCGATCCCAGTGGGGCAACGCTGGCCGAGCCCCGCACACACGGTGCGAGTCGTCCTCGAAACCGCCGCCACGCAGGCGCTCGGCATCCTGCTCGGCGTCGTCGAGCTGCTGCCCCGGGCCCAAGAGCCCAGCGTCTACAGGGATCTGGGCCCTGACCTGCTCTCGCCGGAGTGGACCGCCGACAACGAGGCCGAGGCCGTACGTCGGCTGCGACTCCTCGACGACATGGCCATCTTCGACGCGCTCCGCGACCAGCGTGCCGTCGCTGGGCTCGGCACGATCTGGGCGGCCGAGACGCTCTACGCCATGGGCGTCCATCCGCAGACGACGGTCCGCGCAGTCGACGAGCGGCTCCCCCGGATGATGCAGATCGGCCGGCTCAAGCTGAAGGAGTCGATCCGCACGCGCCGGCCACCGGAGAACGCTGTCTACGGTCGCGACCGTCGGCCCTGCCACCGCTGCGGCACGATGGTCGTGCGGATCAGCATGGGCGAGCCCGAAGGAAGGCCGCGGCCGGCGTACTTCTGCCCGCACTGCCAGCCCGACCCGGCTCAGCGGTAG
- a CDS encoding ATP-dependent helicase yields MPLSRFSEPTRAWFEAAFEAPTPAQAGAWEAIGHGRHALVVAPTGSGKTLSAFLWALDRLLTTPTPEKTERTRVLYLSPLKALGTDVERNLRAPLAGIRHTADRLGTTVSDVRVGIRSGDTPANDRRKLIATPPDILITTPESLFLMLTSQARETLRHVETVIVDEIHAVAGTKRGAHLALTLERLDVLLPQPAQRIGLSATVRPLDEVARFLGGAAPVEIVAPPATKSWDLKVVVPIEDMTAPEEYDGEGDDPSRSSSIWPHVEEQVAALIAEHRSTIVFANSRRLAERLTARLNEIASNGEIPGPPAAVMAQSGVSRLASLAPQPAAAELPPLIARAHHGSVSKEERAQIEDDLKSGRLPAVVATSSLELGIDMGAVDLVIQIEAPPSIASALQRIGRAGHQVGETSHGVLFPKHRGDLVPTAVTVQRMREGAIESLSVPANPLDVLAQQIVAMTALDPWPVDELFDAVRRAAPYTQLPRSAFEATLDLLAGRYPSEEFAELRPRVVWDRASNTLTGRPGSQRLAVTSGGTIPDRGLFAVYLVGEGTGRRVGELDEEMVYESRVGDVFALGATSWRIQEITHDRVIVTPAPGVPGRLPFWKGDSLGRPVELGEAIGSFTRTLAALPREKAVAQAREGGLDEYAATNLVNYLAEQSEATRVVPSDTTILIERFRDELGDWRLVLHSPYGTPVHEPWALAIEARLRERYGLGAGGGLAVASDDGIVIRIPDTETDQPPGAELVLFEPDEIEALVTEEVTGSALFASRFRECAARALLLPRRDPGRRSPLWQQRQRSAALLAVAGRYPTFPIVLEAVRECLRAVYDLPALIQLLKRVQRREITVAEVATSAPSPYARALLFRYVGQFMYEGDAPVAERRAAALTLDQGLLAELLGRAELRELLDPTVLDELELELQRLAPERRARNAEQLIDMIRLIGPLSGHEIEARSDGDASAWLTELEATRRIVEVRVAGEARWAVVEDTGRLRDALGTPVPAGVPAVFAEPVEEPLGDLVARYARCHGPFTADDVATRFRLGVAVVRHTLTRLSATGRLLEGEFRPAGTATEWCDPEVLRILRRRSLARLRHEVEPVEPAALGRFLPSWQHVGSSRLRGVDGVLQAVEQLAGCPLPASALETLVLPGRVSDYEPSMLDELTTAGEVLWAGHGPLGSGDGWVSLHLADTAALTLPQPTEPESELATALLEALTPGGAWFFRDLASSLGRSDDHALAEALWELVWAGRIGNDSLAPLRALTKTGKATHRPRRTPPRARAMGRMARPSPRFSVPQAAGRWALLPATDTDPTRRAHYLTDQLLERHGILTRGAVAAENAPGGFAGLYTVLTAFEDSGRCRRGYFVEGLGAAQFALPGAVDRLRATSPTGTAQALAATDPANPYGAALAWPPPRDGTGHRPGRKAGAVVVLVDGELVLYVEKGGRTLLSWTEDPEQLKAATTELAAVAHRGALGRVTLEKADGEQLLGAKTPLREALGEAGFSSTPRGLRLRDG; encoded by the coding sequence CTCATCACGACGCCGGAGTCGCTCTTCCTGATGCTCACCAGCCAGGCCCGGGAGACGCTGCGGCACGTCGAGACCGTCATCGTCGATGAGATCCACGCGGTCGCCGGCACGAAGCGCGGCGCCCATCTCGCCCTCACCCTCGAGCGGCTCGACGTGCTCCTCCCCCAGCCGGCACAGCGGATCGGCCTCTCCGCCACGGTCCGGCCGCTCGACGAGGTGGCACGCTTCCTCGGCGGCGCCGCGCCCGTCGAGATCGTCGCGCCGCCCGCCACCAAGAGCTGGGACCTCAAGGTCGTGGTGCCGATCGAGGACATGACGGCCCCCGAGGAGTACGACGGCGAGGGCGACGATCCGAGCCGGTCGAGCTCGATCTGGCCGCACGTCGAGGAGCAGGTCGCGGCGCTCATCGCGGAGCACCGCTCCACGATCGTCTTCGCGAACTCCCGCCGACTGGCCGAGCGCCTGACGGCACGGCTCAACGAGATCGCGTCCAACGGTGAGATCCCAGGGCCGCCTGCTGCTGTGATGGCACAGTCCGGGGTTTCGAGGCTCGCTTCGCTCGCACCTCAACCAGCGGCGGCGGAGCTCCCCCCGCTGATCGCGCGCGCCCACCACGGCTCGGTGTCGAAGGAGGAGCGCGCCCAGATCGAGGACGACCTCAAGTCCGGTCGGCTCCCGGCCGTCGTGGCGACGAGCAGCCTCGAGCTCGGCATCGACATGGGTGCGGTGGATCTGGTCATCCAGATCGAGGCACCGCCGAGCATCGCGTCTGCCCTGCAGCGGATCGGCCGCGCAGGTCACCAGGTCGGAGAGACCAGCCACGGCGTGCTCTTCCCCAAGCACCGTGGCGATCTCGTGCCGACGGCCGTCACCGTGCAGCGCATGCGTGAGGGCGCGATCGAGTCGCTCAGTGTGCCGGCCAACCCGCTCGACGTCCTCGCCCAGCAGATCGTCGCCATGACAGCGCTCGACCCGTGGCCGGTCGACGAGCTCTTCGACGCGGTGCGGCGGGCGGCGCCGTACACCCAACTGCCGCGCAGCGCGTTCGAGGCGACCCTCGACCTGCTGGCCGGGCGCTACCCGAGTGAGGAGTTCGCCGAGCTGCGGCCGCGCGTCGTCTGGGACCGAGCAAGCAACACACTCACCGGCAGGCCGGGCTCACAGCGGCTCGCCGTCACCAGCGGGGGCACCATCCCCGACCGCGGCCTCTTCGCGGTCTACCTCGTCGGTGAGGGCACCGGCCGACGCGTCGGGGAGCTCGACGAGGAGATGGTCTACGAGTCGCGGGTCGGCGACGTCTTCGCACTCGGCGCCACCAGCTGGCGGATCCAGGAGATCACGCACGACCGGGTGATCGTCACGCCCGCACCGGGAGTGCCCGGGCGGCTGCCGTTCTGGAAGGGCGACAGCCTCGGCCGCCCCGTCGAGCTCGGCGAGGCGATCGGTTCCTTCACCCGCACCCTCGCCGCGCTGCCGAGGGAGAAGGCCGTCGCGCAGGCACGCGAGGGTGGACTCGACGAGTACGCCGCCACCAACTTGGTCAACTACCTCGCCGAGCAGTCCGAGGCGACGCGGGTCGTGCCCAGCGACACCACGATCCTGATCGAACGCTTCCGCGACGAGCTCGGCGACTGGCGCCTCGTACTGCACTCCCCCTACGGCACGCCCGTCCACGAGCCGTGGGCCCTGGCGATCGAGGCCCGGCTGCGCGAGCGCTACGGCCTGGGTGCCGGCGGCGGACTCGCGGTCGCCTCCGACGACGGCATCGTGATCCGCATCCCCGACACCGAGACCGACCAGCCGCCCGGTGCCGAGCTGGTCCTCTTCGAGCCCGACGAGATCGAGGCGCTCGTCACCGAGGAGGTGACGGGGTCGGCCCTCTTCGCGTCGCGCTTCCGCGAGTGTGCCGCGCGGGCCCTGCTGCTCCCCCGCCGCGACCCCGGCCGGCGCAGTCCGCTGTGGCAGCAGCGCCAGCGCTCGGCCGCGCTCCTCGCCGTCGCCGGCCGTTACCCGACCTTCCCGATCGTGCTCGAGGCGGTGCGCGAGTGCCTGCGCGCCGTCTACGACCTGCCCGCGCTCATCCAGCTCCTGAAGCGCGTGCAGCGCCGCGAGATCACCGTCGCCGAGGTCGCCACCTCCGCGCCGTCGCCGTACGCGCGTGCCCTCCTCTTCCGGTACGTCGGCCAGTTCATGTACGAGGGTGACGCCCCTGTGGCCGAGCGCCGGGCCGCGGCCCTCACGCTCGACCAGGGCCTGCTCGCCGAGCTGCTCGGGCGGGCCGAGCTGCGCGAGCTCCTCGACCCGACGGTGCTCGACGAGCTGGAGCTCGAACTGCAGCGGCTGGCGCCGGAACGGCGGGCCCGCAACGCCGAGCAGCTCATCGACATGATCCGCCTGATCGGCCCGCTGTCCGGCCACGAGATCGAGGCCCGGAGTGACGGCGACGCGAGCGCCTGGCTCACGGAGCTGGAGGCGACCCGGCGGATCGTCGAGGTCCGGGTCGCCGGCGAAGCACGGTGGGCGGTCGTCGAGGACACCGGCCGGCTTCGCGATGCACTCGGAACCCCAGTCCCTGCTGGCGTTCCTGCGGTCTTCGCCGAGCCGGTGGAGGAGCCGCTCGGCGACCTGGTCGCCCGCTACGCCCGCTGCCACGGCCCCTTCACCGCCGACGACGTGGCGACCCGCTTCAGGCTGGGTGTCGCTGTGGTCCGACACACCCTGACGCGGCTCAGCGCCACCGGGCGCCTGCTCGAGGGCGAGTTCCGCCCTGCTGGGACCGCAACCGAATGGTGCGACCCCGAGGTCCTACGGATCCTTCGCCGACGCAGCCTTGCCCGCCTGCGACATGAGGTCGAGCCGGTCGAGCCCGCCGCACTCGGCCGCTTCCTGCCGAGCTGGCAGCACGTCGGGAGCAGTCGACTCCGTGGCGTCGACGGAGTCCTCCAGGCCGTCGAGCAGCTCGCCGGCTGCCCCCTGCCCGCCAGCGCACTGGAGACCCTCGTGCTTCCCGGCCGGGTCAGCGACTACGAGCCCAGCATGCTCGACGAGCTCACCACGGCCGGTGAGGTCCTCTGGGCCGGGCATGGCCCGCTCGGCTCGGGTGACGGCTGGGTCTCACTCCATCTCGCCGACACCGCGGCCCTGACCCTGCCGCAGCCCACCGAGCCCGAGAGCGAGCTGGCCACAGCGCTCCTGGAGGCGCTCACGCCCGGCGGCGCCTGGTTCTTCCGTGACCTCGCCTCCTCGCTCGGCCGCTCCGACGACCATGCCCTGGCCGAGGCGCTGTGGGAGCTCGTCTGGGCCGGTCGGATCGGCAACGACAGCCTCGCGCCGCTCCGTGCCCTCACGAAGACGGGCAAGGCGACGCACCGGCCACGCCGGACTCCGCCCCGCGCACGAGCCATGGGGAGGATGGCCAGGCCGAGCCCACGCTTCAGCGTTCCGCAGGCCGCCGGTCGCTGGGCCCTCCTGCCCGCCACCGACACCGACCCGACGAGGCGGGCGCACTACCTGACCGATCAGCTCCTCGAGCGCCACGGCATCCTGACCCGCGGCGCGGTCGCGGCGGAGAACGCACCCGGCGGTTTCGCCGGGCTCTACACGGTCCTCACCGCCTTCGAGGACTCCGGCCGCTGCCGTCGGGGTTACTTCGTCGAGGGTCTCGGGGCCGCGCAGTTCGCCCTGCCCGGCGCGGTCGACAGGCTCCGTGCGACCAGCCCCACCGGCACGGCCCAAGCGCTCGCCGCGACCGATCCGGCCAACCCCTACGGCGCCGCGCTCGCCTGGCCGCCGCCTCGGGACGGCACCGGCCACCGCCCCGGCCGCAAGGCCGGCGCCGTCGTCGTGCTGGTCGACGGCGAGCTCGTCCTCTACGTCGAGAAGGGCGGTCGCACCCTGCTCTCCTGGACCGAGGACCCCGAGCAGCTCAAGGCCGCCACCACCGAGCTCGCGGCCGTCGCCCACCGCGGCGCGCTCGGACGGGTCACCCTCGAGAAGGCCGACGGCGAGCAGCTCCTGGGCGCGAAGACCCCACTGAGAGAGGCGCTCGGAGAGGCCGGTTTCTCCAGCACGCCCAGGGGCCTGAGGCTGCGCGATGGGTGA